A region from the Scylla paramamosain isolate STU-SP2022 unplaced genomic scaffold, ASM3559412v1 Contig2, whole genome shotgun sequence genome encodes:
- the LOC135096062 gene encoding protein bric-a-brac 2-like isoform X2: MQNTSEHSKLVMSGTPPAVGGGGGGGGGGGGTGAGGGGGTGGGASTGGAAAVAPAAADHFCLRWNNYQTNMTAVFDQLLQEEVFVDVTLSCEGGQQLRAHKVVLAACSPYFQAVLQNNPCKHPIVILPRDVAFADLRAIIEFVYRGEIDVAQEQINSLLAAADTLKIKGLCEVGEDPMHVPPGFTATPSARHASTSSHSSHTPRGRPPYSRGRFNTSYRPRGRPPLYGRHRYDRPSPGATRRSEHHDASSSKRIKMETGEEEGHPGGRRGTPGHSRHAPHPHYVHNDTSLPPHVLPGLSPGDEGAGTSHAGDYNTAYGAYAKTEGDGQHMGSDATDSSGQRMTVTPELLGLMPSNTTSHYSSDTESLSGTPGGRKLWTDEDMDKALDALRNAVMSLSKAAHVYGIPATTLWQRAHRMGIETPKKEGPNKTWSEHDLTGALEELRSGRMSANRASKEFGIPNSTLYKIARKEGIKLSSPFSAIQPSWNPDDLNKALDAIRGGMSVQKAAQEYGIPTGTLYGRCRREGIELSKYQDFLHQEMTIEHYPAEPQAGPGAPPSAALQQQQQQQQQHTPPPTSQQGPPPPRDRRAPSSS; encoded by the exons ATGCAGAATACCTCAGAGCATTCTAAG CTCGTGATGTCAGGGACGCCGCCAGCTGTGgggggcggcggcggaggaggaggaggaggagggggcacgGGCGCGGGGGGTGGCGGGGGAACCGGGGGCGGCGCCTCTACGGGGGGCGCCGCTGCTGTTGCCCCCGCCGCAGCAGATCATTTTTGCCTGCGTTGGAATAATTATCAGACAAATATGACAGCTGTGTTTGACCAACTCCtgcaggaagag gTATTTGTGGATGTAACTCTGTCTTGCGAGGGTGGCCAACAGCTGCGTGCCCACAAGGTCGTGCTGGCGGCGTGCAGTCCGTATTTCCAGGCCGTGCTGCAGAACAACCCCTGCAAACACCCGATAGTTATTCTGCCAAGAGATGTTGCTTTTGCCGATCTAAGAGCCATCATTGAATTTGTGTACAGGGGAGAAATTGACGTGGCACAAGAGCAGATCAACTCCCTTCTTGCCGCGGCTGACACTCTCAAAATTAAGGGTCTTTGTGAG GTGGGGGAGGATCCAATGCACGTCCCCCCTGGATTCACCGCCACCCCATCGGCCCGccacgcctccacctcctctcactCGTCCCACACCCCCCGTGGCCGACCGCCGTACAGCAGGGGGCGGTTCAACACGTCGTACAGGCCACGGGGGAGGCCGCCCCTGTATGGGAGGCACCGATATGACAGGCCGTCCCCCGGAGCAACCAGAAGGAGTGAACACCACGATGcg aGCTCGAGCAAGAGGATAAAGATGGAgaccggggaggaggagggccaccctggggggaggagggggacccCGGGGCACAGCAGGCACGCCCCCCACCCACACTACGTTCACAACG ACACGTCCCTGCCCCCCCACGTACTGCCAGGCCTCTCCCCGGGGGATGAGGGGGCAGGCACCTCACATGCGGGGGACTACAACACGGCGTATGGGGCGTATGCTAAAACAGAAGGTGACGGCCAGCACATGGGTTCTGACGCTACTGACTCCAGTGGCCAACGTATGACTGTCACGCCGGAGTTATTGGGTCTGATGCCTTCCAATACCACCTCTCATTACTCCTcag acACGGAGAGCTTGTCAGGCACACCGGGGGGCAGGAAACTCTGGACAGACGAGGACATGGATAAAGCTCTCGATGCCCTTAGGAACGCCGTAATGTCCTTAAGTAAAGCTGCCCATGTTTACGGTATCCCGGCCACTACTCTCTGGCAACGCGCTCACAGAATGGGCATTGAGACACCTAAGAAGGAAGGGCCCAATAAGACCTGGAGCGAACATGACCTCACGGGGGCCCTGGAGGAGCTGAGAAGTGGAAGAATGAGTGCTAACAG aGCCTCTAAGGAGTTTGGCATCCCTAACTCAACGTTGTACAAGATCGCGCGCAAGGAGGGCATCAAGCTGTCCTCCCCGTTCTCCGCCATTCAGCCCTCGTGGAATCCTGACGACCTCAACAAGGCCCTGGACGCCATCCGGGGTGGCATGAGCGTGCAGAAGGCGGCGCAGGAGTACGGCATCCCCACGGGTACGCTGTACGGCcgctgcaggagggagggaatcgAGCTCAGCAAATATCAG GACTTCCTGCACCAGGAGATGACCATCGAGCACTACCCCGCCGAGCCCCAGGCCGGCCCCGGGGCCCCGCCCTCAGCCgccctgcagcagcagcagcagcagcagcagcagcacacgcCGCCGCCCACCAGCCAGCAGGGGCCGCCCCCGCCCAGGGACAGGCGGGCCCCCAGCAGCAGCTGA
- the LOC135096062 gene encoding protein bric-a-brac 2-like isoform X1 translates to MQNTSEHSKLVMSGTPPAVGGGGGGGGGGGGTGAGGGGGTGGGASTGGAAAVAPAAADHFCLRWNNYQTNMTAVFDQLLQEEVFVDVTLSCEGGQQLRAHKVVLAACSPYFQAVLQNNPCKHPIVILPRDVAFADLRAIIEFVYRGEIDVAQEQINSLLAAADTLKIKGLCEVGEDPMHVPPGFTATPSARHASTSSHSSHTPRGRPPYSRGRFNTSYRPRGRPPLYGRHRYDRPSPGATRRSEHHDASSSKRIKMETGEEEGHPGGRRGTPGHSRHAPHPHYVHNDTSLPPHVLPGLSPGDEGAGTSHAGDYNTAYGAYAKTEGDGQHMGSDATDSSGQRMTVTPELLGLMPSNTTSHYSSDTESLSGTPGGRKLWTDEDMDKALDALRNAVMSLSKAAHVYGIPATTLWQRAHRMGIETPKKEGPNKTWSEHDLTGALEELRSGRMSANRASKEFGIPNSTLYKIARKEGIKLSSPFSAIQPSWNPDDLNKALDAIRGGMSVQKAAQEYGIPTGTLYGRCRREGIELSKYQGVPWSGEDMKDALEAVRVGEMSINQAAIHFNLPYSSLYGRFKRGKYEDGLPHQDFLHQEMTIEHYPAEPQAGPGAPPSAALQQQQQQQQQHTPPPTSQQGPPPPRDRRAPSSS, encoded by the exons ATGCAGAATACCTCAGAGCATTCTAAG CTCGTGATGTCAGGGACGCCGCCAGCTGTGgggggcggcggcggaggaggaggaggaggagggggcacgGGCGCGGGGGGTGGCGGGGGAACCGGGGGCGGCGCCTCTACGGGGGGCGCCGCTGCTGTTGCCCCCGCCGCAGCAGATCATTTTTGCCTGCGTTGGAATAATTATCAGACAAATATGACAGCTGTGTTTGACCAACTCCtgcaggaagag gTATTTGTGGATGTAACTCTGTCTTGCGAGGGTGGCCAACAGCTGCGTGCCCACAAGGTCGTGCTGGCGGCGTGCAGTCCGTATTTCCAGGCCGTGCTGCAGAACAACCCCTGCAAACACCCGATAGTTATTCTGCCAAGAGATGTTGCTTTTGCCGATCTAAGAGCCATCATTGAATTTGTGTACAGGGGAGAAATTGACGTGGCACAAGAGCAGATCAACTCCCTTCTTGCCGCGGCTGACACTCTCAAAATTAAGGGTCTTTGTGAG GTGGGGGAGGATCCAATGCACGTCCCCCCTGGATTCACCGCCACCCCATCGGCCCGccacgcctccacctcctctcactCGTCCCACACCCCCCGTGGCCGACCGCCGTACAGCAGGGGGCGGTTCAACACGTCGTACAGGCCACGGGGGAGGCCGCCCCTGTATGGGAGGCACCGATATGACAGGCCGTCCCCCGGAGCAACCAGAAGGAGTGAACACCACGATGcg aGCTCGAGCAAGAGGATAAAGATGGAgaccggggaggaggagggccaccctggggggaggagggggacccCGGGGCACAGCAGGCACGCCCCCCACCCACACTACGTTCACAACG ACACGTCCCTGCCCCCCCACGTACTGCCAGGCCTCTCCCCGGGGGATGAGGGGGCAGGCACCTCACATGCGGGGGACTACAACACGGCGTATGGGGCGTATGCTAAAACAGAAGGTGACGGCCAGCACATGGGTTCTGACGCTACTGACTCCAGTGGCCAACGTATGACTGTCACGCCGGAGTTATTGGGTCTGATGCCTTCCAATACCACCTCTCATTACTCCTcag acACGGAGAGCTTGTCAGGCACACCGGGGGGCAGGAAACTCTGGACAGACGAGGACATGGATAAAGCTCTCGATGCCCTTAGGAACGCCGTAATGTCCTTAAGTAAAGCTGCCCATGTTTACGGTATCCCGGCCACTACTCTCTGGCAACGCGCTCACAGAATGGGCATTGAGACACCTAAGAAGGAAGGGCCCAATAAGACCTGGAGCGAACATGACCTCACGGGGGCCCTGGAGGAGCTGAGAAGTGGAAGAATGAGTGCTAACAG aGCCTCTAAGGAGTTTGGCATCCCTAACTCAACGTTGTACAAGATCGCGCGCAAGGAGGGCATCAAGCTGTCCTCCCCGTTCTCCGCCATTCAGCCCTCGTGGAATCCTGACGACCTCAACAAGGCCCTGGACGCCATCCGGGGTGGCATGAGCGTGCAGAAGGCGGCGCAGGAGTACGGCATCCCCACGGGTACGCTGTACGGCcgctgcaggagggagggaatcgAGCTCAGCAAATATCAG GGCGTGCCGTGGTCGGGGGAGGACATGAAGGACGCCCTGGAGGCGGTGCGCGTGGGCGAGATGTCCATCAACCAGGCGGCCATCCACTTCAACCTGCCGTACTCGTCGCTGTACGGCCGCTTCAAGCGCGGCAAGTACGAGGACGGTCTGCCCCACCAGGACTTCCTGCACCAGGAGATGACCATCGAGCACTACCCCGCCGAGCCCCAGGCCGGCCCCGGGGCCCCGCCCTCAGCCgccctgcagcagcagcagcagcagcagcagcagcacacgcCGCCGCCCACCAGCCAGCAGGGGCCGCCCCCGCCCAGGGACAGGCGGGCCCCCAGCAGCAGCTGA